Genomic DNA from Desulfonema ishimotonii:
TCAGGTGATCGGGAAGGTCCGCATTTACTACAGCACCGAGGATATCAACCGGCTGCTGTCGATTATGAAAGAGCGGTTCCTATGGCTTTCCATGGGACTGGCCGCCCTGTGCATGCTGATGTTTTACTTTATCTCCCGCTCCCTGGTGGCCCCGGTTTCCCGGCTTGCGGACGCGACCCGTCAGGTGGCTGATGGGGATCTGAGCCTGCGGGTGGAGCCGGGCAGCCTGCCGGAGACACGGGAGCTGGCCCTTGCGTTCAACGCCATGCTCGACTCCCTGGCCCGGAGCCGCAGGGCCCTTGAAGCGGCCCATCTGAAGATGCTGCGCCAGGAAACCCTGGCCCAGATGGGAAAATTTTCCATGATGATCGCCCACGAGGTCAAGAATCCCCTGGGGATTATCAAAAGCTCTCTGGACATATTAAAGGCGGACATTCCCGCGCCGGAAGAGAACACAATGGTCCTCTACATTGAGGACGAGATTCGGCGGCTGAACCGGCTGATTGAGGATTTTCTCTCCTTTGCCCGGCCGGCGGTTCCCAGTTTCCGGAATACGGACATGAATGCCATGCTGCGGGATCATGTGGAACGGTTTGAGTTGCAGCTCAACGGGCTGCCGGTGGAGATCATGTCGCATATCCCCCAAAGCCCCTGCTACGCTGAGGCAGATCCGGATCTGCTCATGCGGGTTGTGGGGAATGTGCTGAAAAATGCGGTCGAGGCCAACGGGCAGCGCGGAACGGTGAAGCTGAAGGCCGCCTGCCGGAACGGAACCTGGGCGGTGGAGATCGCGGACCAGGGGCCGGGGATTGAAACGGCGCATATTGAGAAGGTGTTTGAGCCGTTTTTTACCACCCGCGCCAAGGGAACAGGGCTGGGGCTGGCCTTTGTGTACCAGGTCATTTCCGCCCACGCCGGACGGATCCGGGCTGAGAACCTGCCGGAGGGCGGGGCGCGGTTTTCCATAGAACTGCCTGTAAACCGTACAATACCTTCAACAGAGGAGACAGAGGTGTTATGAGCCATATACTCGTTGTTGATGATGAAGAGCGGATGCGCCATCTGCTTTCCATTATGCTGGAAAGAAAGGGGTATCAGACCTCCCAGGCCGGAGACGGTGCCGAGGCCTTGGAGATGATCGGCTCTGCGGCTTTTGATATGGTCATTACAGACATTAAGATGCCACGAATGGACGGCATTACGCTTCTTGAAAACATCAGGGCGCAGCATATTCCCTGTCCGGTGGTCTTTATTACGGCCTTTGCCACAGTGGACTCGGCTGTGGACGCCATGCGACAGGGGGCGGTCGATTATATCACCAAGCCCTTTGAGGAATCCCGGATTCTGCTGACGGTGGAGCGGACCCTGAAGCTTTCCCGGATCATGTCCGAAAACAGGGCGCTGAAGCAGCAGCTCAGAAAGGCCGAGGGGCAGAATGAGATCATCTATGTGTCTAGGCCGATGCAGGGGCTTATGGATCTGGCCACGCGGGTGGGCCGGAGTGATTCAGCGGTCCTGATCAGCGGGGAATCCGGCACCGGCAAGGAGCTTCTGGCCCGCCATATTCACCAGATGAGTTCACGATGTGAAAAGCGCTTTGTTCCGGTCAACTGCGCGGCCATATCCCCCCATCTGGTGGAATCCGAGCTGTTCGGCTATGAAAAGGGGGCGTTTACCGGTGCAGCCCGCCAGACCGAAGGGAAATTTGAATATGCTTCCGGCGGCACCCTGTTTCTGGATGAGATCGGCGACCTGCCCGTTGAGGCCCAGGCCAAGCTGCTTCGGGCGCTTCAGGAGAAAAGGGTGCAGCGGGTCGGCGGTAATGAGGAGATTCCCGTTGACGTGCGGGTGGTCTGTGCCACCAACCGCCAGTTGCCCGAACGGGTGGAGAGCGGAGCGTTTCGCCAGGATCTCTTTTTCAGGATCAACGTATTCCCGCTTCAGCCGCCGCCACTCCGGGAGCGGGCGGATGATATCGTTCCGCTTGCCGAGTATTTCCTGAAGCGGCTGGAGAGCGGACAGAATTTCAGACTGACAAAATCTGCCATTGACGCGATGAAGGGCTATGAATGGCCTGGGAATGTCCGGGAACTGGCCAACGCCATTGAGCGGGCTGTCATCCTTGCCGGGGATACGGGGGAAATCACGGCCGCCACGCTTTCTTTTCTGAACCCGGCGTCCGCCTGTCCTCCCCCGGAAAACGACGGGTTCCGGCTTCCGCAACGCGGCATTTCGCTGGAGGCGCTGGAAAATGATCTGGCGCGGCAGGCCCTTGATATGTGCGGCAATAACCAGACGGCGGCGGCAAAGCTTCTGGGGCTGACCCGCGCCAAGTTCAGAGTGCTGATGAAACAGGCAAACTAATCCATGCCGAATAAATCTCACACCATGTATCTGCTTTTGTCTCTTATCTGCTGGGGAATGATGCTGGGCACTTCCGGGGCAGAGGCGACGGATTCCCGTGCGCCGCAGGAAGATACCATGCTGATGTTCGTCGGTGAGGATCTCGACGTGCTGACGATTGCGTCCCGGCGGGAGGAAAGCGCGTGGGAGGCGCCTGCCGTGGCGCAGGTTATTACCCGTAACGTCCTCCGGGAGCGGGGGACAGATACCCTGGGCAAGGCCCTGGAAACGGTGCCGGGGTTTTATATGGCCCGGAAAGAATGGGGGACACAGCCCTGGCTCCGGGGCATTCCCGATTCCGTGTTGCTGCTTTATGACACGGTGCCGATGACCTCGGATATCAGTAAATCCCTTCACCCCTTTGACCGGGAATTGTCCCTGAATGCTGTGAAGCGTATCGAAGTCGTAAAGGGGCCGGGTTCCGTACTCTGGGGACCGGATGCCTTTGCCGGGATCGTCAACGTGGTGCCCATGACCGGCAAAGATCTGGACGGGGTGGAGACCGGTGCGCTGTACGGTATGCCGGACAACCGCCGGGGCGGGTACATCAGCATGGGACATGATGCAGGCCGGTGGGATGCGTTTCTGTCGGTCAGCGGATATGAAGGAGAAATGGATGATACAAAAGCCAATGTCGTTCGGTTCGGTGACGGGGAGGGGCAAATTGTTGATCCGTCCGAGCGCTTCGGATCGGACAGGCCGGGTAATTCCCGCTTTATTGAGGCCTCCGGGAATTTTTCATACGGCGACTGGCTGACGCTTTCCGGGCGTATTGCCGATAACCACCGCTCCTACACCATGACCACCGAAGATGATCTGTCATGGCTTGAAAGCCGGGATAATCCGACCGGGTTTATAAAGGCCGAAATCCGCAAAAAGCTGGACCACGCCTCGGCGCTGCGCCTGACCGGCTCCTGGATGGAGACGGCCGCAGAGCAGGAGATCATTGATCAGGTGTTTGAGCAGAAAGAGAAGACGGTTTACGGTGAGATCCTCTACGACCGGTCTTTCCGGTCCGGCAGCGGCCTGTTCACAGGCGGGGTCTCATACCGGAATAAAGAGGTGGATGATGCGCTGATACTGGAAAGTTACCTGCCCGAT
This window encodes:
- a CDS encoding TonB-dependent receptor plug domain-containing protein — its product is MPNKSHTMYLLLSLICWGMMLGTSGAEATDSRAPQEDTMLMFVGEDLDVLTIASRREESAWEAPAVAQVITRNVLRERGTDTLGKALETVPGFYMARKEWGTQPWLRGIPDSVLLLYDTVPMTSDISKSLHPFDRELSLNAVKRIEVVKGPGSVLWGPDAFAGIVNVVPMTGKDLDGVETGALYGMPDNRRGGYISMGHDAGRWDAFLSVSGYEGEMDDTKANVVRFGDGEGQIVDPSERFGSDRPGNSRFIEASGNFSYGDWLTLSGRIADNHRSYTMTTEDDLSWLESRDNPTGFIKAEIRKKLDHASALRLTGSWMETAAEQEIIDQVFEQKEKTVYGEILYDRSFRSGSGLFTGGVSYRNKEVDDALILESYLPDYLSAGNVSLYPIINTRDYEDQLWSVFGQYRHRLGDVEAWAGLRYDNHDSYQDRTSLSTGISWTPAARWVVKLLYGTAYRTPFAKQVAEGEDSALENIESVNMQVAWEPSWQWRFGVCGFWSRIEDHVIEDPYAALSEANHQEFTGIELEGKYSPLRSLDFAANLTLVHNKGPDEAYLYNDYVFVRPDGTLERHYVDLDYPYDSGADTLFNLMGTWRPCENVSFFAKLGYFSERDIFYIQDDDFFVGSSDGGVWLLDMNAMVKDVLWGMDLDFSVRNLTDEKYRTPGTYSSIEGEPVSAQIIFRKEW
- a CDS encoding sensor histidine kinase, with product MRRLGIHVRLLLAALALISATTSALGYMGINIAHQFVQSRFEKRIQFLARYLALNSELGILIGQKGMLTGLAENLLAEKDVVKVVILGEADEVLADVSKENSGQTSVVERPVRLKRARGFPWHTTAKPENQVIGKVRIYYSTEDINRLLSIMKERFLWLSMGLAALCMLMFYFISRSLVAPVSRLADATRQVADGDLSLRVEPGSLPETRELALAFNAMLDSLARSRRALEAAHLKMLRQETLAQMGKFSMMIAHEVKNPLGIIKSSLDILKADIPAPEENTMVLYIEDEIRRLNRLIEDFLSFARPAVPSFRNTDMNAMLRDHVERFELQLNGLPVEIMSHIPQSPCYAEADPDLLMRVVGNVLKNAVEANGQRGTVKLKAACRNGTWAVEIADQGPGIETAHIEKVFEPFFTTRAKGTGLGLAFVYQVISAHAGRIRAENLPEGGARFSIELPVNRTIPSTEETEVL
- a CDS encoding sigma-54-dependent transcriptional regulator translates to MSHILVVDDEERMRHLLSIMLERKGYQTSQAGDGAEALEMIGSAAFDMVITDIKMPRMDGITLLENIRAQHIPCPVVFITAFATVDSAVDAMRQGAVDYITKPFEESRILLTVERTLKLSRIMSENRALKQQLRKAEGQNEIIYVSRPMQGLMDLATRVGRSDSAVLISGESGTGKELLARHIHQMSSRCEKRFVPVNCAAISPHLVESELFGYEKGAFTGAARQTEGKFEYASGGTLFLDEIGDLPVEAQAKLLRALQEKRVQRVGGNEEIPVDVRVVCATNRQLPERVESGAFRQDLFFRINVFPLQPPPLRERADDIVPLAEYFLKRLESGQNFRLTKSAIDAMKGYEWPGNVRELANAIERAVILAGDTGEITAATLSFLNPASACPPPENDGFRLPQRGISLEALENDLARQALDMCGNNQTAAAKLLGLTRAKFRVLMKQAN